The sequence AACCTTAAACCATTAATCAAATTTGCTCAACGTTGCTCAAATCAACTTTACAAATATACGTAAATATTTATAATATCAACTAATTACAAACATTTTGTAGCGAGAGACGGGCTTGAACCGTCGACCTCATGATTATGAATCGTTATTTTTTACTTTGTGATATTTATCAAAACTTTGTAATAGTATATAAAATCAATTAATTATAAAAATATTGTTTTTTTTGATTTGCAAAAATAAGTTAATATAACTACCTTTATGGTGCAAATTTTGGTGCAAATTTTACATAATGTTATTATGAACACAGCAACAGCTAATTTATTGTTTGACAAAAGAGTTACAAAAAAGAACGGTAAATGCCCAGTAAAACTTACGGTTTACTATTTGGTGCAAAAACGAAGGTATGATATAAATTTTGAATATACAAAAGAGGAATGGGAAAAAATAAAACAACCCAAACTGCGTGATGATCAGCTAAAACAGTCTAAAGGGTTGCTCTTTAGTGTTCTTGAAAGAGCAAATAAAACAATCGAATCAATGGAAGAATTTTCTTTTACTGAATTCGAAGAATTATTTTTCTCAAAGAAAAATGATGTAAAAGATATTTTTTCAATGTTGCAGCAATATATCGATTCTTTAAATTTAGAAGGAAGGATTAATACTGCCATGACTTATAGAAGCACTAAAGTTGCTTTTGAAGAATTTACCGGCAAAAAACGATTACTTTTTTCAGAAGTTACTCCTAATTTGCTTAAGAGTTTTGAAAAGAAATGGCTGTCAGATAATAAATCAATTACTACAGTAGGTATTTATATGAGGTCACTTCGAACTATATTTAATATTGCAAAAAGTCGTAATGTGATTACTGAAAAGCATTATCCATTTAGCAAGCATAAATATCAAATTCCAGCGAGTGTCAACGTGAAAAAAGCAATTTCAAAAGAGGATATTAAAAAAATATATCAGTATAAAGCTCAACGATTATCAGCTGAGCATTTTGCTAAAGATATTTGGGTGTTTAGTTATTTATGTAATGGAATTAATCTTCGTGATATTGCCAGACTTAAGTATGAAGATGTTAAAGGTGATTCAATATTTTTCTTACGGCAAAAAACTATTCAAACATCTAGAGCTAATCAAAAGCAAATTTCGGCAGTTATAATTCCAGAAATAAAGAAGATTATTAAAACATGGGGAAATAAACCTGAACAACCAGATCAGTATATCTTTCCTATTTTAAAACCCGGAATGTCGATAATACAAGAAGTCGAGAGAGTTCGGCAAACTATAAAAACAACTAATAAATACCTTAGAAGAATTGCAGAAACTCTCAAATTAGAAATAGATATTACAACATATTCGGCTCGTCATAGTTTTGCTACTCAATTAAAATCTTCAGGTGCATCAACTGAGTTTATTTCTGAGAGTTTAGGGCATAGTAGTCTAGCAGTTACTGAAAATTATCTTGCAAGTTTTCCGCAAGATGAAAAGAAAAAATGGGCATCTAAATTGGCTGATTTTAATTAGAAAAATTTAAATATTGTAAAACAAAATAGCATCTTTCCGTAATGGTTACAAATGGAATTCTTATTCAGCGAAAAGCAGGGTTAATCGCTTTATATAAATTATCTACTCCTAAAGTAGCAAAGGCTTGTCAGATTATGAGGGAGGTGTTAATAGAAAATTTGAAAGAAATCAGAAAATAATAAATCTAAAATAAGTAGCTATGAAAAAGGTAATTTTTTTCTTCCTGTTTTTCGGATTAGCAATAAGTCAAATTATTGCCCAGAGTACCGTAGGTTGTGGTGGGAACATCCAAACCAGTTCATATAAGCCCGAAA is a genomic window of Bacteroidia bacterium containing:
- a CDS encoding site-specific integrase; its protein translation is MVQILVQILHNVIMNTATANLLFDKRVTKKNGKCPVKLTVYYLVQKRRYDINFEYTKEEWEKIKQPKLRDDQLKQSKGLLFSVLERANKTIESMEEFSFTEFEELFFSKKNDVKDIFSMLQQYIDSLNLEGRINTAMTYRSTKVAFEEFTGKKRLLFSEVTPNLLKSFEKKWLSDNKSITTVGIYMRSLRTIFNIAKSRNVITEKHYPFSKHKYQIPASVNVKKAISKEDIKKIYQYKAQRLSAEHFAKDIWVFSYLCNGINLRDIARLKYEDVKGDSIFFLRQKTIQTSRANQKQISAVIIPEIKKIIKTWGNKPEQPDQYIFPILKPGMSIIQEVERVRQTIKTTNKYLRRIAETLKLEIDITTYSARHSFATQLKSSGASTEFISESLGHSSLAVTENYLASFPQDEKKKWASKLADFN